In Desulfobacteraceae bacterium, the following are encoded in one genomic region:
- a CDS encoding lipocalin family protein, translating to MRKNVVLVFLLLAGCIAPPAGITPVGDFQIDRYLGKWYEIARLDHPFERGLTRVSATYSLRADGGVAVVNQGYLPEERRWKKAVGKAYFAQTPDLGHLKVSFFGPFYGAYVVCALDHENYRYALVCGPNRSYLWLLARTPRLEPATQAALIAQAAALGFDTDRLIFVDHGL from the coding sequence ATGCGAAAAAATGTGGTGCTCGTTTTTCTACTGCTGGCGGGCTGCATTGCCCCTCCTGCCGGCATCACCCCCGTGGGCGATTTTCAGATCGACCGCTATCTGGGCAAGTGGTATGAGATCGCGCGGCTGGACCATCCCTTCGAGCGCGGTTTGACACGCGTCAGCGCGACCTACAGCCTGCGCGCCGACGGCGGGGTCGCCGTGGTCAATCAGGGCTACTTGCCGGAGGAGCGGCGCTGGAAGAAGGCGGTCGGCAAGGCTTATTTCGCGCAAACACCGGATCTGGGGCACCTCAAGGTTTCGTTTTTTGGTCCCTTTTACGGCGCCTACGTCGTGTGTGCCCTGGATCACGAGAATTACCGCTACGCGCTGGTCTGCGGACCTAACAGGTCCTACCTGTGGCTGCTGGCCAGGACCCCCCGGCTGGAGCCCGCCACCCAGGCCGCGCTCATCGCCCAGGCGGCGGCCCTGGGGTTTGACACCGACCGGCTGATCTTTGTCGACCACGGGCTTTAA
- a CDS encoding DUF3524 domain-containing protein, with product MQTRPVDKELKFLFLESFFGGSHRAFATGLVAHSQHRIDLLTLPARFWRWRIRGAALYFARAVADLESYDGVIIGGMLSLADFKALAGGACPPTLAYLHENQLTYPLGPGGHIDHQLGHTDITTALAAERLLFNSRTHRAAFLGSLPGYLARMPEYRPHWILAELAAKADVLYPGCDFPAEVEPLAAPDPNGPPLVVWNHRWDYDKNPGPLFAALDSALEKGAEFRLALLGESPQPPPGAFVRARGRYGERIVHFGYAASRAEYFGWLKQGAIVVSTARQENFGLAVVEAVRCGCLPLLPARLSYPEIIPDDLHDAVFYRSDAELNAMLLRCLTDYPRQQGLRSRLAAAMGRFAWPQLIGRYDAELERLAARRRGRR from the coding sequence TTGCAAACCCGTCCCGTGGACAAAGAACTGAAATTTCTGTTTCTGGAATCTTTTTTTGGCGGCTCCCACCGGGCGTTTGCAACCGGGCTGGTGGCCCATTCGCAGCACCGCATCGATCTCCTGACGCTGCCCGCGCGCTTCTGGCGCTGGCGCATCCGGGGGGCGGCGCTGTACTTTGCCCGCGCGGTTGCCGACCTTGAAAGCTACGACGGGGTGATCATCGGCGGGATGCTCAGCTTGGCGGATTTCAAGGCCCTGGCCGGGGGCGCATGCCCGCCGACCCTGGCCTATTTACACGAAAACCAGCTCACCTATCCCCTGGGCCCCGGTGGGCATATCGACCATCAGCTCGGCCATACCGACATCACCACGGCCCTGGCGGCCGAGCGGCTGCTCTTCAACTCCCGCACCCACCGGGCGGCCTTTCTGGGCAGTCTGCCGGGGTATTTGGCGCGAATGCCGGAATACCGACCGCACTGGATTTTGGCCGAGCTCGCGGCCAAGGCCGATGTGCTCTATCCCGGCTGTGATTTCCCGGCCGAGGTGGAGCCCCTGGCGGCACCGGACCCCAATGGGCCGCCGCTGGTGGTCTGGAATCACCGCTGGGATTATGACAAAAATCCTGGGCCCCTCTTCGCGGCCCTGGACAGCGCATTGGAAAAGGGTGCCGAGTTCCGGCTGGCGCTTCTGGGTGAAAGCCCCCAGCCGCCGCCCGGCGCCTTTGTGCGCGCCAGGGGGCGCTACGGGGAGCGCATCGTGCATTTCGGGTATGCCGCATCCCGGGCGGAATATTTCGGTTGGTTGAAGCAGGGGGCGATCGTGGTCAGCACCGCACGCCAGGAAAACTTCGGCCTGGCGGTGGTCGAGGCCGTCCGCTGCGGGTGCCTCCCGCTCCTGCCGGCGCGGCTTTCCTACCCCGAGATTATCCCCGACGATCTGCATGACGCCGTTTTTTACCGCAGCGACGCGGAGTTGAACGCCATGCTCCTGCGGTGCCTCACGGACTACCCGCGGCAGCAGGGGCTGCGCAGCCGTCTGGCGGCCGCCATGGGCCGCTTTGCCTGGCCGCAGCTGATCGGCCGCTACGACGCGGAACTCGAACGGCTGGCCGCCCGGCGTCGTGGACGGCGCTGA